In Duganella zoogloeoides, a single genomic region encodes these proteins:
- the gmhB gene encoding D-glycero-beta-D-manno-heptose 1,7-bisphosphate 7-phosphatase: MKLIILDRDGVINHDSPDFIKSPAEWIPVPGSLEAIARLNQAGYRVVIASNQSGIARELFDMATLNAIHHKMHSLAQQVGADIDAVFFCPHAAADNCDCRKPKPGMFSEIAQRYKLSLKGVPVVGDSLRDLQAGYVSGCVPYLVLTGKGEKTQATGGLPPGTQVFADLAAMVAHLLKTAAAATPTTTPAPAINQ, from the coding sequence TTGAAACTGATCATTCTCGACCGTGACGGCGTGATCAACCACGACTCGCCCGACTTCATCAAGTCGCCGGCCGAGTGGATCCCGGTGCCCGGCTCGCTCGAGGCGATCGCGCGCCTGAACCAGGCCGGCTACCGGGTGGTCATCGCGTCGAACCAGTCGGGCATCGCCCGCGAACTGTTCGACATGGCCACCCTCAACGCCATCCACCACAAGATGCACAGCCTGGCGCAGCAAGTGGGCGCCGATATCGACGCGGTATTTTTCTGTCCGCACGCGGCGGCCGACAACTGCGATTGCCGCAAACCGAAGCCGGGCATGTTTTCCGAAATCGCCCAGCGCTACAAGCTCAGTCTCAAAGGCGTGCCGGTGGTGGGCGATTCGCTGCGCGACCTGCAGGCGGGGTATGTCAGCGGCTGCGTGCCGTACCTGGTGTTGACCGGCAAGGGCGAAAAAACCCAGGCCACCGGCGGCCTGCCGCCCGGCACGCAAGTGTTCGCGGACCTGGCGGCCATGGTGGCGCACCTGCTCAAGACTGCCGCCGCAGCCACACCAACGACTACACCGGCGCCTGCCATCAATCAATAA
- a CDS encoding lysophospholipid acyltransferase family protein, whose protein sequence is MIVATVIWSLVCFLAAPLPYNKRFWVTSRWNVFIVWCLKVICGIRYEIRGAENFPDAPAVVLSKHQSAWETIFLLPNLPRPLVFVFKKEILYIPFFGWAMALMRMIPIDRKQGKNAFKHVVRIGKKRLADGQWIIMFPEGTRIPVGQAGKYKSGGTRLAIATGAVVVPIAHNSGECWPKNSFIKRPGLVTVSIGKPISSEGQTPDGMMQQVENWIESEMRVISPHAYNAGSTT, encoded by the coding sequence ATGATCGTGGCCACCGTGATCTGGTCGCTGGTATGCTTCCTGGCCGCGCCGCTGCCTTACAACAAGCGCTTCTGGGTCACATCGCGCTGGAACGTGTTCATCGTCTGGTGCCTGAAGGTGATCTGCGGCATCCGTTACGAAATCCGCGGCGCCGAAAACTTCCCGGATGCGCCGGCCGTGGTGCTGTCGAAGCACCAGTCGGCGTGGGAAACCATCTTCCTGCTGCCCAACTTGCCGCGTCCGCTGGTGTTCGTGTTCAAGAAAGAGATCCTGTACATTCCGTTCTTCGGCTGGGCCATGGCGCTGATGCGCATGATTCCGATCGACCGTAAGCAGGGCAAGAACGCCTTCAAGCACGTGGTGCGGATCGGCAAAAAACGGCTGGCCGACGGCCAGTGGATCATCATGTTCCCTGAAGGGACACGGATTCCCGTGGGCCAGGCCGGCAAGTACAAGAGCGGCGGCACCCGGCTGGCGATCGCCACCGGCGCGGTGGTGGTACCGATCGCCCACAACTCGGGCGAATGCTGGCCAAAAAATTCTTTCATCAAACGGCCCGGGCTTGTTACAGTATCGATTGGCAAGCCTATTTCTTCCGAAGGACAAACGCCGGACGGCATGATGCAACAGGTGGAAAATTGGATAGAATCAGAAATGCGCGTCATTTCGCCCCACGCCTACAACGCTGGCTCGACGACCTGA
- a CDS encoding M48 family metallopeptidase, whose protein sequence is MPAQTATAAQPAAAAAIDQPDLFGREAAPPPRSVYTAPVWSVPPPAAKPPPVSPYVSQPVTPSATSPHTPHLVPHLTPHVTPSVPPAIAVPVKSRTPAPPPEHSSKRQLQVGEFILEYELRRSTRRSIGFMIDDDGLRVTAPKRVTITEIDNAIRTKQGWILAKLKERRERRAARLQKPPVEWIDGAQLPYLGADITLRLLVGGRYRSSFDAATRELTMVLLPGATEHTLKERVKAWYQHEAKQLFVQRLDLYAERLGVHYSSFGLSSAGTRWGSCTADRKIRLNWKLIHFSLPLIDYVVAHELAHTLEMNHSAAFWDTVGQIYPEYDDARNLLRKRAQELPVLFN, encoded by the coding sequence GTGCCAGCGCAGACAGCGACGGCGGCACAGCCCGCCGCGGCTGCTGCTATCGACCAGCCCGACCTGTTCGGCCGCGAGGCGGCCCCGCCGCCCCGCTCGGTGTACACGGCGCCGGTCTGGTCGGTACCCCCGCCGGCCGCCAAGCCGCCGCCGGTTTCGCCCTATGTGAGCCAGCCGGTCACGCCGTCTGCTACGTCGCCCCATACGCCGCACCTCGTACCGCACCTCACACCGCATGTAACGCCATCGGTCCCGCCCGCAATCGCCGTGCCCGTCAAGTCCCGCACGCCGGCGCCCCCGCCGGAACACAGCTCCAAGCGCCAGTTGCAAGTAGGCGAATTCATCCTCGAATACGAACTGCGCCGCTCGACGCGCCGCTCGATCGGTTTCATGATCGACGACGACGGCCTGCGCGTGACCGCCCCCAAGCGCGTGACAATTACCGAGATCGACAACGCCATCCGCACCAAGCAGGGCTGGATCCTGGCCAAGCTCAAGGAACGCCGTGAACGCCGCGCCGCCCGGCTGCAAAAGCCGCCGGTAGAATGGATCGACGGCGCCCAGCTGCCCTACCTTGGCGCCGACATCACGCTGCGCCTGCTGGTCGGCGGCCGCTACCGCAGCAGTTTCGATGCCGCCACGCGCGAACTGACCATGGTGCTGCTGCCGGGCGCCACCGAACACACGCTCAAGGAGCGCGTCAAAGCGTGGTACCAGCACGAAGCGAAGCAGTTGTTCGTGCAGCGTCTGGATTTATACGCGGAAAGGCTGGGAGTGCACTACAGCTCGTTCGGCCTGTCATCGGCCGGCACCCGCTGGGGCTCGTGCACGGCCGACCGCAAGATCCGCCTCAATTGGAAACTGATCCACTTCTCGCTGCCGCTGATCGACTACGTGGTCGCGCACGAACTGGCGCACACGCTGGAAATGAACCACAGCGCCGCCTTCTGGGACACGGTGGGCCAGATTTATCCAGAATACGACGACGCCCGCAACCTGCTGCGCAAACGGGCGCAGGAACTGCCGGTGCTGTTCAACTAG
- the waaA gene encoding lipid IV(A) 3-deoxy-D-manno-octulosonic acid transferase, with the protein MRLLYTLAWWLALPLVLARLWLRGRREPGYRQHWAERLGLYGKAATSSAAPVLWVHAVSVGETRAAEPLVNALLAEYPHGRIVLTHMTPTGRDTGRTLFARHGARLVQAYLPYDTGLMVSGFIRHFKPSVCILMETEVWPNLIATCGRRGVPVVLANARLSQRSLGKAQRLGALIRAAAQGITLVAAQTEADAARVRSLGVPRVEVTGSIKFDVVVPPAALAVGATLRAAIGARPVLLCASTRDGEEALVLEAFRRDRAALPAKTLLLIVPRHPQRFDDVEKMIGWQGLNVQRRSTLEPSASLAAHIDVMLGDTMGEMFAYYDVCDVAFVGGSLLPLGGQNLIEPAALGKPVLIGPHTFNFELVTQEAVAAGGAMRVADAPELMAQAASLLNDMEARSAMGARALAFASQHRGATARTLVLLQPLLRSTAGDQ; encoded by the coding sequence ATGCGCCTGCTCTATACATTGGCGTGGTGGCTGGCCCTGCCGCTGGTGCTGGCGCGCCTGTGGCTGCGCGGCCGCCGCGAACCGGGCTACCGCCAGCACTGGGCCGAGCGCCTGGGACTGTATGGCAAGGCTGCGACATCTTCTGCCGCACCGGTGTTGTGGGTGCACGCGGTTTCGGTAGGCGAAACGCGCGCCGCCGAGCCGCTGGTCAATGCCTTGCTGGCCGAATATCCGCATGGCCGCATCGTGCTCACCCACATGACGCCCACCGGCCGCGACACCGGCCGCACGCTGTTCGCCAGGCATGGCGCGCGGCTGGTGCAAGCCTATCTGCCGTACGACACCGGCCTGATGGTGTCCGGCTTCATCCGGCATTTCAAGCCGTCGGTATGCATCCTGATGGAAACCGAGGTGTGGCCGAACCTGATCGCCACGTGCGGCCGGCGCGGCGTGCCGGTGGTGCTGGCCAATGCCCGCCTGTCGCAGCGGTCGCTGGGCAAGGCGCAGCGCCTCGGTGCGCTGATCCGCGCGGCGGCGCAAGGGATCACCCTGGTGGCCGCGCAGACAGAAGCCGATGCCGCGCGCGTGCGGTCGCTTGGCGTGCCACGCGTGGAAGTCACGGGCAGCATCAAGTTCGACGTGGTGGTGCCGCCGGCGGCGCTGGCCGTGGGCGCCACCTTGCGCGCGGCCATCGGCGCGCGGCCGGTGCTGCTGTGCGCCAGCACCCGCGATGGCGAAGAAGCGTTGGTCCTGGAAGCCTTCCGCCGCGACCGCGCCGCGCTGCCGGCCAAAACCTTGTTGCTGATCGTGCCGCGCCATCCGCAGCGCTTTGACGACGTGGAAAAAATGATCGGCTGGCAGGGGCTCAATGTACAGCGCCGCAGTACGCTGGAGCCGAGCGCATCGCTGGCAGCCCATATCGACGTGATGCTCGGTGATACGATGGGGGAGATGTTTGCGTACTACGACGTGTGCGACGTCGCTTTCGTGGGCGGCAGCCTGCTGCCGCTGGGCGGCCAGAACCTGATCGAACCGGCCGCGCTGGGCAAGCCGGTACTGATCGGCCCGCACACCTTCAATTTCGAGCTGGTGACACAGGAGGCAGTGGCCGCCGGCGGCGCCATGCGCGTGGCGGACGCCCCCGAACTGATGGCGCAGGCGGCAAGCCTGCTCAACGATATGGAAGCGCGCAGCGCCATGGGTGCCAGGGCGCTGGCATTCGCCAGCCAGCACCGCGGCGCCACCGCGCGCACGCTGGTGCTGTTGCAGCCGCTGCTGCGCAGCACAGCGGGCGATCAGTAA
- the waaC gene encoding lipopolysaccharide heptosyltransferase I, which translates to MATQARGGKPLNILLVRVSSLGDVLHNLPMVADIARHFPDANIDWVVEEGFVSLVRLNPRVRTIIPFALRRWRKSLGKPETRAEIKAFFRTLRAQEYDYVFDTQGLLKTGVIMGAARVVKGGRKVGMANGSEGSGYEGISRIFHNLSVPTDPRTHAVARGRIVAAAALGYPVDDVANNPADFGLAPLADDTPRPDWMPPAYAVFFHGTARDAKKWAPDHWIALGRALAPMNVLLPWGSPKEKAEAEHLAASLPNAQLLPKLSMADAVLLARRADLVIGVDTGLTHIAAAFVRPTVEIYADSPRWKTEGNWSPRIINLGDTGTPPTADQVLAAARSLLAGT; encoded by the coding sequence ATGGCGACGCAAGCGCGCGGCGGCAAGCCGCTGAATATTTTGCTGGTGCGCGTGTCGTCGCTGGGCGATGTGCTGCACAACCTGCCCATGGTGGCCGACATCGCCCGCCACTTCCCGGACGCCAATATCGACTGGGTGGTGGAGGAGGGCTTTGTCAGCCTGGTGCGGCTCAACCCGCGCGTGCGCACCATCATTCCGTTTGCGCTGCGGCGCTGGCGCAAAAGCCTGGGCAAGCCTGAAACGCGGGCCGAGATCAAGGCGTTTTTCCGCACCCTGCGCGCGCAAGAGTATGACTACGTGTTCGACACCCAGGGCTTGCTCAAGACCGGCGTCATCATGGGTGCGGCGCGCGTGGTCAAGGGCGGGCGCAAGGTCGGCATGGCCAACGGCAGCGAAGGCTCGGGCTACGAAGGCATCTCGCGCATCTTCCACAACCTCAGCGTGCCGACCGACCCGCGCACCCATGCGGTGGCGCGCGGACGCATTGTTGCCGCCGCCGCGCTCGGCTACCCGGTGGACGATGTTGCCAACAATCCGGCCGATTTCGGCCTGGCGCCGTTGGCGGACGATACCCCGCGTCCCGACTGGATGCCGCCCGCGTACGCCGTGTTCTTCCACGGCACCGCGCGTGACGCCAAGAAATGGGCGCCCGACCACTGGATCGCCCTGGGCCGTGCGCTGGCGCCCATGAACGTCCTGCTGCCGTGGGGGTCGCCCAAGGAAAAGGCGGAAGCAGAACACCTGGCCGCCAGCCTGCCCAATGCGCAACTGCTGCCCAAGCTGTCGATGGCGGACGCGGTGCTGCTGGCGCGCCGCGCCGACCTGGTGATCGGCGTCGATACCGGCCTGACCCACATCGCTGCCGCCTTCGTGCGGCCCACGGTGGAAATCTATGCCGATTCGCCGCGCTGGAAGACCGAAGGCAACTGGTCGCCGCGCATCATCAACCTGGGCGACACCGGCACGCCACCCACGGCGGACCAGGTGCTGGCCGCCGCCCGCTCCCTGCTGGCCGGGACCTGA